A portion of the Flavobacteriales bacterium genome contains these proteins:
- a CDS encoding sodium:solute symporter, whose translation MQTLDWIVLFGTLLTIVGYGTWKTRRQSGLDSYLKGDNQMRWATIGLSIMATQASAITFLSTPGKAYESGMEFVQFYIGLPIAMVILSAFVLPLYYKLKVYTAYEYLESRFDLKTRLFTAFLFLVQRGLAAGITIYAPAIILSTMLGWNLTFTNLFVGILVIIYTVSGGTRAVSLTQKWQMAIIMGGMFIAFGILLNSLPDGMGVAEATDVAGFMGRMNVINTEVSLDNRYTIWSGIFGGVFLFLSYFGTDQSQVQRYLGGRDLTESRMGLMFNGLLKVPMQFFILFVGVMIFVFYQFEKPPIFFNKAAQDKVIHSSSAPDLAVLNLEYDFIWNQKREAQEELVLALRADDDAAAQLASERVNRLQGELERVRIEYKAEVNVADPSLETKDYDYVFITWVMAYLPTGLVGLLFAVIFSAAMSSTSSELNALASTTVIDFYKCLVNNDASQRHYLMVSKMSTIGWGVFAILFAVYTKRFENLIEAVNILGSLFYGTVLGVFLVGFFFKFIRATPVFIAAVIAETGVIFTYFYFGNDVGFLWYNFIGCAAVITIAILLNSVGRSKSP comes from the coding sequence ATGCAAACCCTCGATTGGATCGTGCTGTTCGGCACGCTGCTCACCATTGTTGGTTACGGAACCTGGAAAACGCGCCGACAGAGCGGGCTCGACAGCTACCTCAAAGGCGATAATCAGATGCGTTGGGCCACTATTGGCCTATCTATCATGGCCACTCAAGCGTCGGCCATTACCTTTTTGAGTACGCCCGGAAAGGCCTATGAATCGGGCATGGAGTTCGTTCAGTTCTATATCGGACTTCCTATTGCCATGGTGATCTTATCGGCATTTGTATTACCTCTGTACTACAAACTAAAGGTCTATACCGCCTACGAGTACCTCGAATCACGGTTCGATCTCAAAACGCGCCTTTTCACGGCTTTTTTGTTCCTGGTGCAAAGAGGATTGGCTGCCGGAATCACCATCTACGCGCCGGCGATCATATTGTCGACCATGCTCGGCTGGAACCTCACCTTTACTAATCTGTTCGTCGGGATACTCGTGATTATTTACACCGTTTCGGGCGGAACGCGCGCCGTTAGCCTCACTCAAAAATGGCAGATGGCCATTATTATGGGTGGCATGTTCATCGCATTCGGCATCTTGCTCAACAGCTTGCCGGATGGGATGGGAGTAGCCGAAGCCACGGACGTGGCCGGATTCATGGGTCGCATGAACGTGATCAACACCGAGGTAAGCCTCGATAACCGATACACCATCTGGTCGGGGATCTTCGGCGGTGTATTCCTGTTCCTCAGTTACTTCGGCACCGATCAAAGTCAGGTTCAACGTTACCTGGGCGGACGCGACCTCACAGAAAGTCGCATGGGACTCATGTTCAACGGACTGCTCAAAGTGCCCATGCAATTTTTCATCCTTTTCGTTGGAGTCATGATCTTCGTCTTTTACCAGTTCGAAAAACCACCCATCTTCTTCAATAAGGCGGCGCAGGACAAGGTCATTCACTCGTCCTCAGCTCCCGATCTAGCAGTGCTTAACCTCGAGTATGACTTTATTTGGAACCAAAAACGCGAAGCTCAGGAAGAGCTGGTTTTGGCCCTACGGGCCGATGATGATGCCGCTGCTCAATTGGCGAGCGAACGTGTCAATCGACTTCAAGGGGAGTTAGAACGCGTCCGTATCGAATACAAGGCCGAGGTCAACGTCGCAGACCCTAGCCTCGAGACCAAGGATTACGACTATGTGTTCATCACTTGGGTTATGGCCTACCTGCCAACCGGTTTGGTCGGACTCCTTTTTGCCGTTATTTTCTCCGCCGCGATGAGTTCTACGTCGAGCGAATTAAACGCCTTGGCCAGCACTACGGTTATCGATTTTTATAAGTGCCTTGTGAATAACGACGCCAGTCAACGCCATTATTTAATGGTGAGTAAAATGTCGACTATTGGCTGGGGAGTTTTTGCGATTCTATTTGCCGTTTACACCAAACGGTTCGAAAACTTGATCGAAGCCGTGAATATCTTGGGATCGCTGTTCTACGGAACTGTGTTGGGGGTATTCTTGGTCGGATTCTTCTTTAAGTTCATTAGAGCCACCCCGGTATTCATCGCTGCGGTTATCGCAGAAACTGGCGTAATCTTCACCTATTTCTACTTCGGAAATGATGTGGGGTTCTTGTGGTATAACTTCATCGGATGCGCAGCGGTAATCACTATCGCTATTTTGCTCAACTCTGTAGGTCGATCAAAGTCTCCTTGA
- a CDS encoding PIG-L family deacetylase, whose translation MRTKILCFLFLVGLLSDIGHAQGLRADMNSSEIRLALEKFGHLGSVLYLAAHPDDENTRLIAYLDNGAHARTAYLSLTRGDGGQNLIGTEKGAELGLIRTQELLEARKIDRGEQFFSRAVDFGYSKNPEETFEIWDKEKVLADAVRVIRQFKPDIIITRFPPNERAGHGHHTASAMIAEEAMDAAADPDFMKDELGDLPAHQVMRLYWNTSPWWFTDIPERIAAGDEKLITVDVGTYSPLMGQSYSEIAAESRSMHKSQGFGASKGRGEQLEYLEYMKGDMVTNGDLFQNIPRFWDDLKHGSAIDFAWRELKNEFDPVNPQRMLPDLIRLKEMLSNSKVEYADMAFKMKELDRLILACSGIFAEATADTYSVSSGEEVKVTARAIMRSDAMISVRVDAGTDNDLQPMPNNILFEEELTLTAPENYSDPYWLRKPYRGVFSVEDPHMIGKPETPAALSVWFYFNVEGEEIAVSLPVEYKWTDRVRGELYRPVNVLPPITATFTKDNYIFTSNSPRSVEILVKNHSNTDRTAVVEPCIPKGWEVRPQRADVTLRAAGTEKRLKFEITPSEEASESAFSALVYVDGDTLDLGFSQIDHEHIEIQTVLPRNDVKAVHIAVDVVGDKIGYIMGAGDDVPAGLQQLGYEVLLLDEENISTVDLSEYQAIIAGIRAYNTLDWLKYQKDLLMAYVEQGGNYIVQYNTNRGVDPADMGPYTFELSRDRVTDEYSDVTFLAPEHPIMTTPNKITQADFEGWVQERGLYYPVNWSAEYTPLLRWADEGESDKDGVLIAADYGRGAFIYTGISFFREIPAGVPGAFRLLANIVSYEPGQHD comes from the coding sequence ATGCGAACCAAGATCCTTTGTTTTTTATTCCTTGTTGGTCTACTCAGCGACATTGGCCATGCTCAAGGGCTTCGGGCCGACATGAACTCCAGTGAGATACGCCTGGCACTCGAGAAATTCGGACACCTCGGAAGCGTCCTTTATTTGGCCGCTCACCCCGACGATGAAAACACGCGACTGATCGCCTACCTCGATAATGGAGCACATGCCAGAACGGCTTATTTATCGCTCACGCGAGGCGATGGAGGACAAAACCTCATAGGAACCGAAAAGGGGGCAGAACTGGGGCTTATCAGAACGCAAGAACTACTCGAAGCGCGTAAGATCGATCGTGGCGAGCAGTTTTTCTCCCGTGCTGTGGACTTCGGATACTCCAAGAACCCGGAAGAAACCTTCGAAATATGGGATAAAGAAAAGGTGCTCGCCGATGCCGTTCGGGTGATCCGGCAGTTCAAGCCCGACATCATTATTACTCGATTTCCACCCAACGAGCGCGCCGGACACGGGCACCATACTGCTTCGGCCATGATCGCCGAAGAGGCCATGGACGCCGCGGCTGACCCGGACTTCATGAAAGATGAACTCGGTGACCTGCCGGCACATCAAGTCATGAGACTCTATTGGAACACCAGCCCTTGGTGGTTTACTGATATTCCTGAGCGCATCGCTGCCGGAGACGAGAAGTTGATCACCGTAGACGTCGGTACGTACAGTCCGTTAATGGGTCAGAGCTATTCGGAGATCGCCGCTGAAAGTCGTTCCATGCACAAGAGTCAAGGATTCGGTGCAAGTAAGGGCAGAGGAGAACAGCTCGAGTACCTCGAGTATATGAAAGGTGATATGGTCACCAATGGCGATCTTTTTCAGAATATTCCGCGTTTCTGGGACGACCTAAAGCACGGAAGTGCCATAGATTTTGCTTGGCGCGAGCTAAAGAACGAATTCGACCCCGTGAATCCGCAACGCATGTTGCCCGATCTCATTCGTCTGAAGGAAATGTTGAGCAATTCAAAGGTCGAGTACGCGGACATGGCCTTTAAGATGAAGGAGCTCGACCGCCTCATTCTCGCTTGTTCGGGGATCTTTGCTGAAGCTACGGCCGATACTTACAGCGTAAGTTCGGGTGAAGAAGTTAAAGTTACCGCACGTGCCATCATGCGGTCCGATGCCATGATATCGGTTCGGGTGGATGCCGGTACCGACAATGACCTGCAGCCGATGCCGAACAACATCTTGTTCGAAGAGGAACTCACTCTTACTGCTCCGGAAAACTATTCGGATCCCTATTGGCTTCGAAAACCTTATCGCGGCGTATTCAGCGTCGAAGACCCGCATATGATCGGCAAGCCTGAAACACCGGCAGCTTTGTCTGTGTGGTTCTATTTCAATGTCGAAGGGGAGGAGATCGCCGTTTCATTGCCCGTAGAGTACAAGTGGACCGACCGGGTGCGTGGCGAGTTGTATAGGCCCGTGAACGTTTTGCCGCCCATTACGGCCACCTTTACCAAGGACAACTACATCTTCACCAGCAATTCACCGCGATCGGTCGAAATCTTGGTCAAGAACCACAGCAATACCGATCGCACTGCCGTAGTGGAACCTTGTATTCCAAAGGGGTGGGAGGTGCGCCCTCAGCGGGCGGATGTTACCCTTCGTGCCGCAGGCACAGAAAAGAGGTTAAAATTCGAAATCACCCCGAGTGAAGAGGCGTCTGAATCGGCTTTCAGTGCGTTGGTATATGTCGATGGCGACACCTTGGATCTCGGATTCAGTCAGATCGATCACGAGCATATCGAGATTCAAACCGTGTTGCCTCGGAACGATGTAAAGGCCGTGCACATTGCCGTTGACGTCGTGGGCGACAAGATTGGGTATATCATGGGGGCGGGCGACGATGTTCCGGCCGGATTGCAACAGCTGGGCTACGAAGTGCTACTGCTCGATGAGGAGAATATTTCTACGGTGGATCTATCCGAATATCAGGCGATCATCGCCGGTATAAGGGCGTACAACACGCTGGATTGGCTCAAGTATCAAAAGGACCTGCTTATGGCGTACGTGGAGCAGGGTGGGAACTACATCGTACAGTACAATACCAACCGCGGTGTGGATCCGGCCGATATGGGTCCATATACCTTCGAGTTGAGCCGCGATCGCGTTACGGACGAATACAGCGATGTGACGTTCCTGGCTCCCGAGCATCCCATCATGACCACGCCGAACAAGATCACTCAGGCCGATTTCGAGGGGTGGGTGCAAGAGCGCGGTTTGTATTACCCGGTGAACTGGAGCGCGGAATATACCCCCTTGCTACGCTGGGCCGATGAGGGCGAGTCCGATAAGGATGGGGTGCTGATCGCGGCCGACTACGGCCGTGGAGCATTTATCTATACCGGGATATCATTCTTTCGGGAGATTCCGGCCGGAGTACCGGGTGCCTTCCGATTACTAGCGAATATCGTCAGCTATGAACCCGGCCAACATGACTGA
- a CDS encoding NAAT family transporter yields MSQEWSFFLVVFTSFFTVINPLGVLPIFLTMTDGLDNVARRNTAQKAMIVSFITMVLFSLSGQVLFEFFGISVHSFRIVGGIIFFMVGQDMLQARLQRTKVPSKKVKEYVGDISITPLAVPMITGPGAITNAIVLKEQADSYLDIIAFYGGIFVVCVITLMLLISANQILRVLGDTGAKMLMRIMGLIVMVIAVEFFLSGLRPIIKETLIDLQS; encoded by the coding sequence ATGTCTCAGGAGTGGAGCTTCTTTTTGGTCGTTTTCACTAGTTTCTTTACGGTGATCAACCCCTTAGGGGTTTTGCCCATCTTTTTGACCATGACCGATGGGTTGGACAATGTTGCACGGAGGAATACCGCGCAAAAAGCCATGATCGTATCCTTCATAACCATGGTGCTCTTTTCGCTTTCTGGTCAAGTATTATTCGAATTTTTCGGGATATCAGTTCACTCCTTCCGGATCGTAGGTGGGATCATCTTCTTCATGGTAGGTCAGGACATGTTGCAAGCCCGCTTACAAAGAACCAAAGTGCCCAGTAAAAAGGTCAAAGAATACGTAGGGGATATTTCGATTACACCGCTTGCCGTTCCAATGATCACGGGGCCAGGGGCCATTACGAATGCCATTGTTCTGAAAGAGCAAGCCGACTCGTACCTCGATATCATAGCATTTTACGGAGGTATTTTCGTCGTTTGTGTGATCACCTTAATGCTCTTGATCAGCGCCAATCAAATTTTGCGCGTATTGGGCGATACGGGAGCTAAGATGCTCATGCGTATCATGGGACTCATAGTGATGGTGATCGCCGTAGAGTTCTTTTTGAGCGGTTTGCGCCCGATCATCAAGGAGACTTTGATCGACCTACAGAGTTGA